One window of the Wolbachia endosymbiont of Encarsia formosa genome contains the following:
- a CDS encoding integrase core domain-containing protein, with protein MQECLKEWKIKFRPIKPFSPHLNGKVERAQRTDLDEFYSIVTIKSSELQIKLRDWEEYYNKHRPHSALQGKTPWEKYKELENTIPCLSEKLYLIKRVVCHAKL; from the coding sequence GTGCAAGAATGTTTGAAGGAATGGAAAATTAAATTTCGTCCTATTAAGCCGTTTTCTCCACACTTAAATGGTAAAGTGGAAAGAGCACAGCGTACAGACTTAGATGAGTTTTACAGTATCGTTACCATCAAGAGCTCTGAATTGCAAATTAAACTTAGGGATTGGGAAGAGTATTATAATAAACACCGCCCTCATAGCGCTCTTCAAGGAAAAACTCCTTGGGAAAAATATAAGGAACTGGAAAATACGATTCCTTGCTTAAGTGAAAAACTATATCTTATCAAAAGAGTCGTTTGTCATGCAAAATTGTAA